The following coding sequences are from one Triticum dicoccoides isolate Atlit2015 ecotype Zavitan chromosome 4A, WEW_v2.0, whole genome shotgun sequence window:
- the LOC119288459 gene encoding probable LRR receptor-like serine/threonine-protein kinase At1g34110 has product MHRSTAIAKLALLLLATAAVSCGFFVVAHAHARKSCWPHERDALLALKQGINDTYGVLASWQKLRHDCCRWTGVACSNKTGHVTELDIDYSSLLGQISPSLLSLQHLEYLDLSFTSLLGPNGSSVFPDFLSSLHNLRHLDLSSTLFSGRLPARLSNLSNLEYLDLSSTLFSGRLPARLSNLSNLEYLDLSSTLFSGTLPPQLGNLSNMRHLDLSYMQNIHTADVSWLTHLHFLEHLDMSGINLGTTDMFPVANTIPTLKDLILSNCSLPNANQPLKHLNLTRLEWLDLNRNHLRHRIDTSWFWNITGITHLDLDETYLHGPFPDALGGMTSLQFLSFANNGNSATMMVDLKNLCDLELLRLDGSLAFGNITEFLKKLPQCSSNKFLSLLSNHNNMTGMLPDMVGHLTSLGQLSLSNNSITGAIPSGLLLKRIAQAIML; this is encoded by the coding sequence ATGCATCGCTCAACCGCCATTGCCAAGCTCGCCTTGCTCCTCCTCGCGACTGCAGCCGTGTCATGCGGCTTCTTCGTCGTCGCCCATGCCCATGCGCGGAAGAGCTGCTGGCCGCACGAGAGGGACGCGTTGTTGGCCTTGAAGCAGGGCATCAACGACACCTACGGCGTCCTCGCCTCGTGGCAAAAACTGCGCCATGACTGCTGCCGCTGGACAGGCGTCGCCTGCAGCAACAAAACCGGCCATGTCACCGAGCTTGACATCGATTACAGCAGCTTGCTCGGCCAGATAAGTCCTTCCTTGCTTTCTCTCCAGCATCTCGAGTACCTGGATCTCAGCTTCACGTCCCTACTTGGACCAAATGGCAGCAGTGTATTCCCAGATTTCTTGTCTTCTTTGCACAACTTGAGACATCTCGATCTCTCCAGCACGCTCTTTTCTGGTAGACTTCCTGCTCGGCTTTCCAACCTTTCAAATTTGGAGTATCTCGATCTCTCCAGCACGCTCTTTTCTGGTAGACTTCCTGCTCGGCTTTCCAACCTTTCAAATTTGGAGTATCTCGATCTCTCCAGCACGCTCTTTTCCGGTACACTGCCGCCTCAGCTAGGCAATCTTTCAAACATGCGACACCTTGACCTCAGTTATATGCAAAATATACACACAGCAGATGTCTCATGGTTAACTCATCTGCATTTCCTGGAACATCTTGACATGAGTGGCATAAATCTCGGCACCACCGACATGTTCCCTGTGGCCAACACAATCCCAACTCTCAAGGACCTCATTCTTAGTAACTGTTCGCTTCCAAATGCAAACCAGCCGCTAAAACACCTAAACCTCACAAGACTTGAGTGGCTTGATCTCAACAGAAACCATCTTCGCCATCGAATTGATACGAGTTGGTTTTGGAACATAACAGGCATCACACATTTAGACCTTGATGAAACCTATCTCCATGGTCCATTCCCTGACGCCCTAGGAGGTATGACATCCCTCCAATTCCTATCCTTTGCCAATAATGGCAATTCAGCCACAATGATGGTGGACTTGAAAAATCTCTGTGATTTAGAGCTCCTACGGCTTGATGGAAGTCTCGCGTTTGGGAACATAACAGAGTTTTTAAAGAAACTGCCACAATGCTCGTCCAACAAATTCCTCTCCTTGCTTTCGAACCACAACAATATGACAGGAATGCTGCCAGATATGGTTGGGCACTTGACCAGTTTAGGACAACTTTCCCTTTCTAACAACAGCATTACTGGAGCTATACCATCTGGCCTCCTCTTAAAAAGAATTGCCCAGGCAATAATGCTTTAG